ATCAAATCCGTCGACATCAGCGCCGCCGAGGCGCTGCCGGGAGTCGAAGCCGTCATGCTCGGCAAGGACATCCCCGGCGAGAACCAGATCGGCATCATCTTCCAGGACCAGCCGCTGCTCGCCGAGAACAAAGTGCGCTGGTACGGCGACTGGATCGCGATTGTGGCCGCCCGCAGCCTCGCGATTGCGCGCGAAGCCGTGAAGTTGATCAAGGTCGAGTATGAGGAACTGGAAGGCGTTTTCTCGCCCGAGGAAGGCCTGGTCGAAGGCGCACCGAAGATCCACGAGAAGGGCAACATCCTCGAGACGATGCATGTCCGTACGGGCGAGGTCGAAAAGGGCTTCGCGGACAGCGACGTGGTTCTCGAGCGCGTCTATCGCGTCAATTACCAGGAGCACGCTTATCTGGAGACGAACGGCTGCGTTGCAGTTCCGGCGCTCTCGGACAGCATCACCATCCACGTATCCTGCCAGTGTCCGTTCTATGTTCAGAACGCCGTGCGGAAGATCATCGGCGTGCCCGCCCACAAGATTCGCGTCCTGCAGTCCGTGACCGGCGGTGCGTTTGGCGGGAAGGAAGACTATCCTTCCGAACCCGCCGCTGTGGCCGCTGCGCTGGCCTGGAAGACCGGCAAGCCCGTGAAATTGATCTACCAGCGCGAAGAGGATGTCGCGTGGTCGTCGAAGCGGCATCGCTACACCATCTACCACAAGATGGGCGCGACGAAGGACGGCAAGCTCACCACCGTGCATTTGAAGGTGCTGTGCGATGTGGGCGCGTACGCAGGGCTCTCGACCATCGTGTCGGATCGTGCGAACATCAGTTCGATCGGCCCGTACAACGTCCCGAATATTCACGTCGATACGTACTGCGTTTACACAAACAACCTGTTCGGCGGAGCGTTCCGCGGATTCGGCGCGCCGCAAGTTGCGTTCGCACACGAGACCGCGATGGATGACCTGGCAGAGAAGTTGGGCATGGACCCTGCCGAACTGCGTCGCATCAATGCGTTCCAAAAAGGCGACAACATGGCGAGCGGCCAGCCGATTCCCGGCCGCGTGCCCTGCCTTGAAACCATCGACAAGGCAACGGACGCGTGCGACTGGAAGAATCGCCGCGCCGCTTACGACAAGCACAATGCCGGCAAGCCGCTCGTTCGCAAGGGCCTCGGCATGTCGACGATCATCTACGGCGTGAACCTGCACGCGCGCGGCGAGTACATCAATCGCTCCGGCGCGCACATGCGGATTTTCGAAGACGGCAGCGTTGCGATCGCGATTGGCCTGACCGAGATGGGTCAAGGCCTGCTGACGGCCGCGGTGCAGATGGCTGCCGAAGCGCTCGGCGTGACCGTCGATCGCGTGAACTGCAACCAGATCGATACGGCCCTCGTGCCGGACAGCGGCCCGACTGTCGCCAGTCGCTCCACTGTGATGAGTGGCTTCCCGCTGATTCAGGCGGCCGGCAAACTGCGCGATACACTGCTGAATCGCGCAGGCGAAGTACTTGGCCGCGATGCGAGCGAACTGGACATGCGCAAGAACCAGATCGTCGACGCAAAGACCGGCGAAGAACTGATGACTTACGACCAGGCCGTCGGCGCGTGCTTCAAGGCGCGTGAAAACCTGACCGAAGTCGGCTGGTACGCCGTGCCGCACCAGGAATGGGATCTGCCCACCGGCCAGGGCGTCGCGTATCACAGCTTCGCGTTTGCGACACAGATCGCCGACGTCGAAGTGAACTCCGCGACCGGCCAGATCGACGTCAAGAACGTGTGGGCGGCGCACGACGTCGGCCGCGCGATCAACCCGAACATGCTGACCGGCCAGATCGAAGGCGGCGTCGTGCAAGGCATGGGTTGGGCGCTGATGGAGAACCTGATTTTGCGCAAGGGCAAGTGCATCAACCCGGGCTTCACGGACTACCTGATCCCGACCTCGTTGGACGCGCCGAAGATTCACTCGATCCTGATCGAGGACCCGACACCCGCCGGTCCGTTCGGCATTAAGGGCATCGGCGAGCCGTCGCTGATCCCGATGGCCGGTGCGATCGGCAACGCGATCTCGCACGCGGTGGGGTATCGCTTCGAAGAAGTCCCCGTCACGCCGGAAGTCGTCCTGATGGCACTCGCGGGCAAGCCAAAGAACCCGCTGGGCTGGCAGGTTCCGGAACGGGCGGTGTTGAAGTATTGATGAGTCGGCAGGATGCCGGCGGTCCCAGGATTACTCCACGCCCTTCTTCACAACGCGTTTGCGGTGTTCGAACATGCGTTCGAGGCGGCTGCTGACGAAGAGGCTTTCGGCCATGCGACCGAACAGGCCGAGCGGGGCGCCCATTTCGATCGTGTCGGTGACACGCGTGCGATGATCATCGAGCGCGTCGAATTCGTGACGATGGACCCAGTGTTCGAACGGGCCCTTGGTCTGGCAGTCGGCAAAGGCGCGATTCTCTTCGAATTCGCAAATCACCGAATCCCATTTCACTTCGATCGGAATGCCGCGCGGGCGGAGCGAGAAGCGAATGCGCGATCCCTGGCGCAGCGGAATCTCCGCGCGCACGATGCGCATGTTGTACTCGGGCAGAGTCATGCGCGCGAGGTTCTTGAGGTCCGTGTAGAACGTGAAGACGCGTTCCACGGGTGCCTCAACGATGATGGAGTCCTGGTACTTGTGCATCGCGGACTCAGTTCCCCAATACGCGCCGCGCGACGCTCACCGCATCGCGCGCTT
This DNA window, taken from bacterium, encodes the following:
- a CDS encoding xanthine dehydrogenase family protein molybdopterin-binding subunit, yielding MAPKTVTPPPVAMDDKTDFNVVGTSPRRIDANDKVSGQAQYADDLKFSGMLHAAIRTSDIAHGVIKSVDISAAEALPGVEAVMLGKDIPGENQIGIIFQDQPLLAENKVRWYGDWIAIVAARSLAIAREAVKLIKVEYEELEGVFSPEEGLVEGAPKIHEKGNILETMHVRTGEVEKGFADSDVVLERVYRVNYQEHAYLETNGCVAVPALSDSITIHVSCQCPFYVQNAVRKIIGVPAHKIRVLQSVTGGAFGGKEDYPSEPAAVAAALAWKTGKPVKLIYQREEDVAWSSKRHRYTIYHKMGATKDGKLTTVHLKVLCDVGAYAGLSTIVSDRANISSIGPYNVPNIHVDTYCVYTNNLFGGAFRGFGAPQVAFAHETAMDDLAEKLGMDPAELRRINAFQKGDNMASGQPIPGRVPCLETIDKATDACDWKNRRAAYDKHNAGKPLVRKGLGMSTIIYGVNLHARGEYINRSGAHMRIFEDGSVAIAIGLTEMGQGLLTAAVQMAAEALGVTVDRVNCNQIDTALVPDSGPTVASRSTVMSGFPLIQAAGKLRDTLLNRAGEVLGRDASELDMRKNQIVDAKTGEELMTYDQAVGACFKARENLTEVGWYAVPHQEWDLPTGQGVAYHSFAFATQIADVEVNSATGQIDVKNVWAAHDVGRAINPNMLTGQIEGGVVQGMGWALMENLILRKGKCINPGFTDYLIPTSLDAPKIHSILIEDPTPAGPFGIKGIGEPSLIPMAGAIGNAISHAVGYRFEEVPVTPEVVLMALAGKPKNPLGWQVPERAVLKY
- a CDS encoding SRPBCC family protein is translated as MHKYQDSIIVEAPVERVFTFYTDLKNLARMTLPEYNMRIVRAEIPLRQGSRIRFSLRPRGIPIEVKWDSVICEFEENRAFADCQTKGPFEHWVHRHEFDALDDHRTRVTDTIEMGAPLGLFGRMAESLFVSSRLERMFEHRKRVVKKGVE